CTGCGGCGCCGTGGCGGGGGCGGTCGGGGCGGTCGGGGCCTTCGCGGCGGCCGGCACCGGGGCCGCGGGCGCCGGGGCCGCGGGCGCCGGGGCGGCGGCCTTCGGCAGGGTCGGGACCGCGATGCGGTACCCGTTCTCGAGCGCGTCGCGGTACGCGGCCTTGCGCTCCGGCGAGACGTAGTTGATGCCGTTGAGGAGGATGGACATCCCCTTCTTCGGCGCCTGCTCCGCCTCCGCGGCGGGCCCGTACCGGTCCGCGGTCTCCAGCGGCAGGCCGAGTACCGCGAGCTGGGCCACGCCCTGCTTCAGCGCGGTGTCCGCGTCCTTGCCGGGACCGGCGTCGAGTGCGACGACGGTGTGCTCGCGCCCGCCGAGGATCCGGCCGACCAGCTTCGCCAGCACGTCCTTCGGGCCGAACTCGACGAACACCCGGAACCCGGCCTCGTACATCTCCTCCACGCGGGCGGCGAAGTCGACGGGGTTCAGCAGCTGCTCGGTCAGGATGCGCCGGTTCGCGGCGGTGTCCGCGCCGTACACGGCACCCCGCGTGTTCGCGAACACGGGTGCGGCGGGCGCGGCGACCTCGACCGCGTCGACGCTGCCGCGGAACGCCTCCACGGCGTGCCCGACGAACGGCGTGTGGAACGCCGCCGACACCGGCAGGCGGGAGGCCCGTACGCCGGCCTCCTTGGCGGCCGCGATCAGCTTCTCCACCTGGGCGGTCGCCCCGCCCACGACGATCTGGTCGGGCGCGTTGCGGTTGCAGACGACGACCCCGTCGACGGCGGCGAGCAGCTCGGCCACCCGCTCCTCCGGGGCGGACACCGCGGCCATGGCACCGGCCTCGAAGTTCTCCTCGGCCGGCGGGGACATCGCGTTGCCGCGGGCCCGGGCGAGCGTGAAGAACGCGTCGTCGCCGAAGGAGCCCGCCGCCCACAGGGCGGTCAGCTCGCCGAAGCTGTGGCCGAGGAACCCGTCCGCGGCGAAGCCCAGCTCGGACAGGTAGCGGTACTGGCCCGCGGACAGGGCGCCGATCGCCGGCTGCGCGTACGCGGTCGCCCGCAGCGCGGCCTCCTGCTCCTTGCGCGCGGCGTCGTCGAACGCGGGCGGCGGGAACGCGACCGCCGACAACGGTGCGGCCGCGCCCTCGAACTGCCGGTTCGCGGCGTCGAACGCGGCGCGCAGCGGCGGCAGCGCCATCACCGCGGTCCTGCCCGGGTTGACGTACTGGCTGCCCTGCCCGGAGAACAGGGCGCCGACCTTGCCGGCGGCGGCCGCGCGGCGGCGGAACCAGATGCCCTTCGGGTGCGACCAGGCCTCCTCCGCGGGCCGGGCGCGCAGCTGCCCGAGCGCGGTGTCGCGCAGCGCGGCGAGCTCGCCGGCGGTGCGGGCGACGAGCGCGATGCGGGCGCTGCCCTCGGGGACGGGCCCCGCGGTGGCGGGGGCGCCGCCGGCCAGCAGCTCGGTCAGCGCGGCCGTGTCGGGGGCGTGCCAGAGGTGGACGGCGGCCACCTGGTGGCCGGCGCGCAGGTCGTCGCCCTCGCCGTGCTCCTCCAGCACCATGTGGAAGTTGGTGCCGCCGAAGCCGAACGAGGAGATGGCCGCGCGGCGCTTGGGCCGTTCGGGGTGGCGGATCCAGGGTCGGGCCTCGGAGTTGACGTACAGCGGGCCGGCCCCCGGCTGCAGGGAGCTGCCCGGCTCCTGGACGTTGATCGTCGGGGGGAGCACCTTGTGGTGCAGGGCCATGGCCAGCTTGATCATGCCGGCGGCGCCGGCGGCGGCCTTGGTGTGGCCGATCTGCGACTTCACGCTGCCGACGGCCGCGTACGCCTTGGCGTCGGTGGCCTCGGCGAGGACGGAGGTGAGCGCCTTCAGCTCGGTGGCGTCGCCGACGGCGGTGCCGGTGCCGTGTGCCTCGAACAGCTCGACGCTGGCGGGGGAGCAGTCGGCGTCCTCGTACGCGCGGCGCAGCGCGACCATCTGGCCCTCTGCGCGCGGGGCGTAGATGGACTTGAAGCGGCCGTCGCTGGAGGTGCCCATGCCGCGCAGCACCGCGTAGATGCGGTTGCCGTCGCGTTCGGCGTCGGAGAGGCGGCGCAGGGCCAGCATGCCGATGCCCTCGCCGATCAGGGTGCCGTCGGCGTCCTTGTCGAAGGGGCGGATGTTCCCCGACTTCGACAGGGCCGGCGTCTTGCTGAAGCACAGGTACATGAAGATCGTGTTCTCGGCGTCGCAGCCGCCGACGAGCATGGTGTCGGAGCGGCGCTCCAGCAGCTCGCTGACGGCCGCGCGGACCGCGCCGAGCGAGCTGGCGCACGCGGCGTCGACGGTCATGTTGATGCCGCCGAGGTCGAGCCGGTTGGCGACCCGGCCGGCGACGACGTTGCCGAGCATGCCGGGGAAGGAGTTCTCCTCCCACGGGGCGTACGCGAGGCGGAACTTGGCGGCGATCTCCTCGGCGTCCCGGTCGGTGAGGCCGCAGCTGCGGACGACCTCCTTGATGACCGGGGTCTGGAGGCGGGCGGTCAGCGGCTGGGTGAGCTGGTTGGCGCCGGTGATGCCGAGGACGACGCCGGTGCGGGAGGCGTCGTACCAGGGCTGGTCGGCCCCGGCGTCCTTGAGCAGGTCGCGGGCGACGACGAGGCTGAGGAGCTGGAGGACGTCGGTGACCTCCAGCGTGTTCGGGGGCAGGCCGAACTCCAGCGGGTTGAACGGCACGTCCGGTATGAAGCCGCCGCGCCGGGAGTAGGTCTTGTCGGGTGCCGACGGGTCCGGGTCGTAGTGCTCGGAGAGGTCCCAGTGGGTGCCGGGCACGTCCTCGATGCAGTCGGCCGCCGCGACCACGTTGGACCAGAACTCGCGCAGGTCGGGCGACTTCGGGTACAGGGCGGAGAGGCCGACGATGGCGATCGGGTCTCGGGCCAGCCGGCGGTCCAGCTGGCTGTCCGACGGCGGAGTGACGGGCTGCGGAGAATTCACGACAGAGCTCTCAGGGTCTCGGGGCGATCGGCCGTGGGCCGGGGTCCGCCGGTCATCGTGGAGAAGGGCCTGCCAGGAGCGGGCGGCGGTCAGGCGGCGTGCACCAGCTGCGCGATCAGGGCGGCGGCGTCCGGGCGGCTGAGCATGGTGTAGTGGTCGCCGGGGCTGCGGTGCAGGGTGAGCCCGCGGGGGGCCAGCGGCTCCCAGCCGAGCGTCGGGTCGTCGGGGATCAGGCTGCCCTCGGCCGTGACGAGGACCAGCGGCACGCTCGACGGCACGGCCTCGTACGGGGTGGTGAGCCGGTTGTTGCGCAGCAGCCCGTCCACATACGTGTCGTACAGCTTGCGGAGCCCGAACACCGGGGTGCCGGCCTTCAGGGCGCCGGCGGCGACGGCGGCGTCCAGGACGGCCTCCAGGCCGCGGTCGACGTCCGCGCCGGCGAGCCGCTCCGGGTCCGGGGCCACCGGCAGGCCGCGCTTCGCCCCGAGGTACAGGGCGAACCAGCCGAGGAGCAGGGTGGGGTCCAGCTCCTCGTCGGACGGCTTGTACGCATCGGTGGGGGCGATGCTGTCCAGCAGGACGAGCCGGCGGGGCCGCTGCCCGGCCGGGAGCTGCTCGACGAGGGCCTGGGCGACGACGCCGCCGAAGGACCAGCCGGCCAGGGTGTACGGGCGGGCACCGCCGGCCGGGGAGCCGCCGGCGCGGGCGTCCTCGGCGCGGGCGCCGAGGAGCTCCGCGGCGAGCCGGCCGGCGAGGTCCTCGACGGTGGTCGCGGCGCGGCCGCCCGTCAGCGCGGCCTCCCAGTACTCGGGGAGCGCCGACAGGTCGAGGACGGTGAGCCCCGACCCGGCCGGCAGCGCCGCGGCGAGCGTCCGGTGCACCTCGGCGTCCAGCGCGCCGGGGTGCACCAGGTACACCGTGTCGGCCCCGGCCGCGGCGGTGCTCAGCCGGCGGACGGGCGCCGGAGTCCGGTCAGGACGCAGCCGCATGCCGTTCCTCGGCTCGGGTCTTGGACTCCTCCGCGATGAAGGCGGCCAGGTCCTTGATGGTGGGGTGGTACCACAGGGTGGTGGTGCCGAGTTCGAATCCGAGCCAGTTCTCCATTTCCCCGGCGAGGATCAGAGCCTCGGTGGAGTCGAGGTCGAGCTCGTCGAAGTAAAGCTCCGGCGACACCTCGCTCTGCTCCACACCGAGCTTGTGGGCGATCTTCTCGACAAGCCACTGCTGGGCTTCTGACGCCGTCACAACGAGCACGTTGGTTCCTCCCTGGTCCGTGAATTCCGGAAGACCCGGTCTGAAAGGGGGGCGAGGGCCGGCAATGGCCGTCGTGCGCGGTCGGCGCACGTCCGGGCCGTCCTGACGCCGCACTGCCGGCAGGTGCTGCGCGGCGGTGGGAAAAGGCGTCGGAGAAATTACGGGACCCCTGCGCCGGTGATTCCGCCGGCGGTGGGGAAGGAAATGGCGCGGTACATGGTGCACCCCCCCGGGCGGGTCCGGAAACAGAAGACGGAGAAGACGGATCCCGTGAATTCCACGGGTTCTTCCCCGTGCCTTGCCCCTGTCCTTGTCCAGCACAGTAGGCAGGTGCCGGAGGGTGTGGCAAGCAATTCCCGCCGCTGTCCGGGACATGCCTGTCGGGCCTCCACCCGGCGTTGAGTTCACGTCGAGGAACCGCCCCGAATAACGGGAGTAGCCGGGCTTTTCGGGCACTCGGATGGTGTGCCGCACACGGACGAGCGCCCCTCCGGAGTGGCCGGAAGGGCGCTCATGGGACCCCGCAGGAGCAGTCGCGGGGACGGTGCGGAAACGCGGTGCGGGCAGCGCAGGGCAGCGCAGGGCAGCGCGGGGCAGGGCAGCGCAGGGCAAGGCAGCGCAGGGCAGGGCAGCGCAGGGCAGGGGCAGGGCACGCCCCCGCCCCGCCCCCGCCCGCCGGACGGCTACGACGCCCAGGCGCCCGGCGGCGCGAACACCGGCGGCCGGCGCCGCGGCAGCCTGAACACCACCGCCGACTCCTCCTGCTCGGCCGCGGCCTGCGCCTCGGCCGCCAGCCGCAGCCTGGCGGTCAGCAGCACCGCCACCGCCGCGACCTCCTCGGCGGTCGGGTTCCCCCGGGTGATCCGGATCGCCGCCGCCGACAGCGCGGTGCTCCCGTCGGCGCTCACAGGGGCAGGTTCCCGTGCTTCCGGCTCGGCAGCTGCTGGTGCTTGGCCCGCAGCATGTCGAGGGCGGCGATCAGCCGGGAGCGCGTCTCCGCAGGGTCGATCACGTCGTCGACCAGGCCGCGCTCGGCCGCGTAGTAGGGGTGCATCAGCTCGGTCTGGTACTCCTTGATCTTCTGCGCGCGGGTCTCCTCCGGGTTGTCGGAGGCGGCGATCTCCCGCCGGAAGATGACGTTCGCCGCGCCCTCCGCGCCCATCACCGCGATCTCGTTCGACGGCCACGCCAGCGCGATGTCGGCGCCGATCGACCGCGAGTCCATGACGATGTACGCGCCGCCGTACGCCTTGCGCAGGATCAGGCTGATCCGCGGCACCGTCGCGTTGCAGTACGCGTACAGCAGCTTCGCGCCGTGCCGGATGATGCCGTTGTGCTCCTGGTCGACGCCCGGCAGGAAGCCCGGCACGTCGATCAGCGTCACCAGCGGAATGCTGAACGCGTCGCAGAACTGCACGAACCGGGCCGCCTTCTCGGACGCCTGGATGTCCAGCACGCCCGCCAGGTGCGCCGGCTGGTTCGCCACGATCCCCACGACCTGCCCGCCGAGCCGCGCCAGCGCGCACACCACGTTCTGCGCCCACTGGCCGTGCACCTCGAAGTAGTCGCCGTGGTCGACGACCTCCTCGATCAGGTCGCGGATGTCGTAGCCCTGCGTCGGCCGCGCCGGGACCAGGTCCAGCAGGCTCTCGCAGCGCCGGTCGCACGGGTCCTCCCGGTCGCCCGCCGGCGCCAGCTCCCGGTTGTTCGACGGCAGCAGCGACAGCAGGTGCCGCACGTCCTCCAGGCAGCTCTGCTCGTCGTCGTACGCGAACGCCGCCACACCGGAGGCCGCGGCGTGGCTGTCCGCCCCGCCCAGGTGCTCCATCGTGACCGCCTCGCCGGTCACCGCCTGGACCACGTCCGGGCCGGTGATGAACATCTGCGAGGTGCCGCGCACCATGAACACGAAGTCCGTCAGCGCCGGCGAGTAGGCGGCGCCGCCCGCACACGGGCCGAGCACCACCGAGATCTGGGGCAGCACACCGGAGTTGCGGACGTTGCGCTGGAAGATGCCGCCGTACCCGGCGAGGGCCGTGACCCCCTCCTGGATGCGGGCGCCCGCCCCGTCGCACAGGCCGACGATCGGCGCCCCGGCCGCCTCGGCCAGGTCCATCAGCTTGTGGATCTTCTCGGCGTGGGCCTCGCCCAGCGCACCGCCGAAGATCCGGAAGTCGTGGGCGTAGGCGAAGACGGTCCGGCCGTGCACCTTGCCCCAGCCCGTCACCACGCCGTCCGTGTGCGGCCGCTTGTCCTCCAGGCCGAAGCCGGTGGCACGGTGCCGGCGCAGCCCCTCCACCTCGTTGAACGTGCCCTCGTCGAAGAGGATCGCGATGCGCTCGCGGGCGGTCAGCTTTCCCTTGGCGTGCTGCGCGGCGGTCGCGCGCTCGCTCGGACCGGCCTCGGCGAGCGCCCGCATGGCGCCCAGCTCGGCCGTCCGCTCGCGCAGGGAGGCGTAGCGGATGGTCTCGTTCTCCAGCGGTCTTTCGTCGACGATGCTCATGCGGGCCCTTTCGACACATCAGGCACCGGGTGCGGACCGGTGTCGCGTAGTGCTGTGACCGGGACGGTCTGCTGTCCGACAACGCGGCGAGGCGCCGTGCCGGGCGCCGTGACCCGGTGAACCTTCCCGGCCACAGCACTAGCCAGCTTGGGAGCGCGCGCTACAGCCGGGCTCGAATTCCGACCGCAGCCCGGCGCAGGACCGCCGGTATCCCGGCAGGGGCGGGTTTCCGGTCCGGGAACACCCCTCCCGCCAGGGCGTTTCGAGTGCCTGTCGAGGCCGGCGGGCCACCTTGGGCGCAACGGGGGCGCGCGGTGGCGCGGCCCCGACCGAGCGGAAGGAGGCCCGCCGTGCACGGCGCGCACCACCGGGATCCGGCCGGCGACGCCACCCTCACCGAGGTGGCCGACGGCGTCCACGCCTACGTCCAGCCGCCCGGCGGCTGGTGCCTGAACAACGCGGGCGTCATCCACGACGGCGGGCACAGCGCCCTCGTCGACACCGCCGCCACAGAGGCCCGTGCCCGCGGGCTGCGCGCGGCGGCCCTGCGGCTCGCCCCGCGGCCGCCGAGAGCCGTCGTCAGCACCCACTTCCACGGCGACCACACCTACGGCAACTGCCTCTTCCCCGAAGCGCTGGTCATCGGCCACGAACGCACCCGCAGCATGGTCCTGGCCGCCGGGAAGCACATGGCCGGCCTGTGGCCGGAAGTGTGCTGGGGCGACATCGACATCACCCCGCCGCAGCTCACCTTCCGCGACCGGACCACCCTGCACGTGGGGGACGTCCGGGCCGAGATCGTCCACATCGGGCCCGCCGCGCACACCACCGACGACACCGTCGTCTGGCTCCCCGACCAGCGCGTGCTGTTCACCGGGGACCTCGTCATGAACGGCGTCACCCCCTTCTGCGCCATGGGCTCCGTCAGCGGCTCCCTCGACGCACTGGACCGGCTGCGGGCCCTCGGCGCCGACACCGTCGTCCCCGGCCACGGCCCCGTCGGCGGCCCCGGCCTCCTCGACGCCAACCAGGCCTACTTCCGGTACGTACGGGACCTCGCCGCCGACGGCGCGGCCGCCGGCCTGGCCCCGCTGGAACTCGCCCGGACCGCCGGGCCGGGCCCGTACGCCGGCCTCCTCGACCCGGAGCGGCTGCTGCCCAACCTCCACCGCGCGTACGCCGAGCAGCAGGGGCGGGAGCCGGGCGCCCCGCTCGACATCGGCGCCCTCTTCGAGGAGATGTCGCTCTACCGCGGAGGCCGCCCCGCCTGCGCCGCCTGACCCCTCCCCGGCCCCGCGCCCGGCGCTCCGGCCCCGCCGGCCGGAACCCCTCCCGAGCTGCGCTGGAGCCGCCCTGGAGAGGCCCTGGAGGGCCGCGCCACCCCGCCCGGTCCGACCGGCGCGTTCCGGCCGCGGCTCCCCTAGCATCCGGAAGGAGGGGCGGGCCGACCGCCCGCCGGAGCCCGCAGCGGGGGATCAGGAGGGACCGGGTGAGCGGGGACGTCAGCTTCGCAGTGCTGGGACCGCTGGAAGTCAGGACCGGGGACGAACGGCTGCGCCTGGGCGGCCCCATCCCCGCGCGGGTGCTCGCCACCCTGCTGCTCGAACCCGGCCGCACCGTCTCCGTCTCCCGCCTCGTCGCGGCCGCCTGGGACGACGAACCCCCCACCACCGCCGCCCACCAGGTCCGCAAGGCCGTCGCCGACCTGCGCCAGCGCATACCCGGCGGCGCCACCGCCATCGCCACCGAAGGCCCCGGCTACCGCATCGACGTCGACCCCGCCCGCCTCGACCTCACCCTCTTCACCCACCGCCTCCAGCAGGCCCGCGGCGCCCTCGACGCCCACCGCCCCGCCGAGGCCGCCGGGCACCTGCGCGACGCGCTCGCCCTGTGGCGCGGCCCCGTCCTCGCCGGCAGCAGCGGCCCCGTCATCGCCGCCGCCTCCGCCGTCCTCGAGGAACGCCGCCTGACCGCCGTCGAACAGCTCGTCGAACTACGCCTCGCCCTCGGCGAGAGCGGCGAACTCATCGGCGACCTGCGCGAACTGATCGCCGAGCACCCGCTGCGCGAAACCCTCCGCGGCCACCTGATGCTCGCCCTCTACCGCTCCGGACGCCAGGCCGAGGCCCTCGCCGAATTCGGCCGGGTCCGCGAACTGCTCGTCGAGGACCTCGGCATCGACCCCGGCCCCCAGCTCA
Above is a genomic segment from Streptomyces globosus containing:
- a CDS encoding thioesterase domain-containing protein; its protein translation is MRLRPDRTPAPVRRLSTAAAGADTVYLVHPGALDAEVHRTLAAALPAGSGLTVLDLSALPEYWEAALTGGRAATTVEDLAGRLAAELLGARAEDARAGGSPAGGARPYTLAGWSFGGVVAQALVEQLPAGQRPRRLVLLDSIAPTDAYKPSDEELDPTLLLGWFALYLGAKRGLPVAPDPERLAGADVDRGLEAVLDAAVAAGALKAGTPVFGLRKLYDTYVDGLLRNNRLTTPYEAVPSSVPLVLVTAEGSLIPDDPTLGWEPLAPRGLTLHRSPGDHYTMLSRPDAAALIAQLVHAA
- a CDS encoding acyl carrier protein; protein product: MLVVTASEAQQWLVEKIAHKLGVEQSEVSPELYFDELDLDSTEALILAGEMENWLGFELGTTTLWYHPTIKDLAAFIAEESKTRAEERHAAAS
- a CDS encoding acyl-CoA carboxylase epsilon subunit, which gives rise to MSADGSTALSAAAIRITRGNPTAEEVAAVAVLLTARLRLAAEAQAAAEQEESAVVFRLPRRRPPVFAPPGAWAS
- a CDS encoding acyl-CoA carboxylase subunit beta, encoding MSIVDERPLENETIRYASLRERTAELGAMRALAEAGPSERATAAQHAKGKLTARERIAILFDEGTFNEVEGLRRHRATGFGLEDKRPHTDGVVTGWGKVHGRTVFAYAHDFRIFGGALGEAHAEKIHKLMDLAEAAGAPIVGLCDGAGARIQEGVTALAGYGGIFQRNVRNSGVLPQISVVLGPCAGGAAYSPALTDFVFMVRGTSQMFITGPDVVQAVTGEAVTMEHLGGADSHAAASGVAAFAYDDEQSCLEDVRHLLSLLPSNNRELAPAGDREDPCDRRCESLLDLVPARPTQGYDIRDLIEEVVDHGDYFEVHGQWAQNVVCALARLGGQVVGIVANQPAHLAGVLDIQASEKAARFVQFCDAFSIPLVTLIDVPGFLPGVDQEHNGIIRHGAKLLYAYCNATVPRISLILRKAYGGAYIVMDSRSIGADIALAWPSNEIAVMGAEGAANVIFRREIAASDNPEETRAQKIKEYQTELMHPYYAAERGLVDDVIDPAETRSRLIAALDMLRAKHQQLPSRKHGNLPL
- a CDS encoding MBL fold metallo-hydrolase produces the protein MHGAHHRDPAGDATLTEVADGVHAYVQPPGGWCLNNAGVIHDGGHSALVDTAATEARARGLRAAALRLAPRPPRAVVSTHFHGDHTYGNCLFPEALVIGHERTRSMVLAAGKHMAGLWPEVCWGDIDITPPQLTFRDRTTLHVGDVRAEIVHIGPAAHTTDDTVVWLPDQRVLFTGDLVMNGVTPFCAMGSVSGSLDALDRLRALGADTVVPGHGPVGGPGLLDANQAYFRYVRDLAADGAAAGLAPLELARTAGPGPYAGLLDPERLLPNLHRAYAEQQGREPGAPLDIGALFEEMSLYRGGRPACAA